The sequence CCGCAAGGGGGGTATGGACCCCGCGGTACTGCGCGAGGACATGGTCGATGGCCTCGAACAGTCGCTCGGTGAACGCCTCGACGAACGCGTCGACGTGGCGATGCGGACCGTTCCGCGCCACGAGTTCGTCGACGACCAGCCGTACGCGAACAGAGACGCGACCGAAAACGGGAGTCGCGTGCTCGCACCCTCGACGGTCGCACGACTGCTCTCCGCACTCGACACGACGGGGGGTGAGAACGTTCTCGTCGTCGGTGCCGGCGTCGGTTACACCGCCGCCGTCGTCGCCGAACTGGTCGGCGAATCGAACGTCCAAGCGATAGACATCTCTCGACGGATGGTGCTCTACGCCCGCCAGCGCCTCGCTCAGACCGGGTACGAAGGCGTCCTCGTCGACTGCCGCGACGGCGCGAGCGGCTACCCCGAGTACGCCCCGTTCGACCGAGTTCTCCTCGAAGCCGCA is a genomic window of Haloprofundus halophilus containing:
- a CDS encoding protein-L-isoaspartate O-methyltransferase family protein, with protein sequence MDPAVLREDMVDGLEQSLGERLDERVDVAMRTVPRHEFVDDQPYANRDATENGSRVLAPSTVARLLSALDTTGGENVLVVGAGVGYTAAVVAELVGESNVQAIDISRRMVLYARQRLAQTGYEGVLVDCRDGASGYPEYAPFDRVLLEAAAIRPPRSLVDQLAPSGRLVFPMGGPKQTLVAVESGPEAAGPDGVVERYGPVQFAPMLVDGEQPDGLARNRTVREDREYAESGWHARAGWEQEWVDWDEHL